Sequence from the Amycolatopsis sp. NBC_00345 genome:
GACGTGATCGGCGCGCTGCTCTGCCTCGCGGGCGTCGCGGTCATCATGTATGCGCCGCGAACCGGGTAACGTTCGCGGAACGGGCACGATAGACGAGCGTGATCGAACCGGACTTCCCCGCTCCGCCGCCCGCAACTCCTGTTCAACGGCGGTTTTCGCCGCTGCTGGCCATTTTTCTGGTGGTCCTCGTCGCCGGCGCGGTGCTCACCGGGTTCGGGCTGGTGAAGGTGTTCAGCTACCGGGTGGTCACCCTGCCCGGCGGCTCGATGGACTCGACGGTGCCCCCAGGGACCTCAGTGATCTACCGGCTGCGCGACGGCGAGGAAGTCCGCCGGGGCGACCTGGTCGTCTTCGAGGCCGAACAGTTCACGGAGGATCCGGGCTCCCGGTTCGTCAAGCGGGTCATCGCGGTCGGCGGCGACACGGTGGAGTGCTGCGACGCGCGGCACCGGATCGAAGTGAACGGCAAGCCGGTCACCGAGCCCTACCTCGACCCGGCCGTGACACCGGAGCGCGGGGCCCTGCCGTTCAAGGCGAAGGTCCCGGCCGGGGCGATTTTCGTCGCGGGGGACACCCGGGACAATTCCAACGACTCCCGGGTCTACGCGGACCAGCCCGGCGGCGGCGCGGTCCTTCTGTCCAAAG
This genomic interval carries:
- the lepB gene encoding signal peptidase I encodes the protein MIEPDFPAPPPATPVQRRFSPLLAIFLVVLVAGAVLTGFGLVKVFSYRVVTLPGGSMDSTVPPGTSVIYRLRDGEEVRRGDLVVFEAEQFTEDPGSRFVKRVIAVGGDTVECCDARHRIEVNGKPVTEPYLDPAVTPERGALPFKAKVPAGAIFVAGDTRDNSNDSRVYADQPGGGAVLLSKVDGVIVAEGSLFWAKALKPTTAFTDAGLSGAATEDTGPVTARLTVAGGALLFLIGFAGAIVAAARSAGRRRTAAAPPGH